One region of Tistrella mobilis genomic DNA includes:
- a CDS encoding ABC transporter ATP-binding protein translates to MTIAKAAGTASPVLSIRNLAVALPRGGDRTHAVRGLDLDIGPQEIVCIVGESGSGKSVTASAVMGLLPPGTLTVESGAIELEGEDLIAATPARMRELRGDRMAMIFQEPMTALNPLMTVGAQIGEVIRVHRPAMPAAAVRDRVLELVRDVRLPDPERMVGAYPHQMSGGQRQRVMIAMALALEPALIIADEPTTALDITTQAQILRLLRELQDRHHSAVLFITHDFGVVHDIADRVLVMRHGEVVEQGPAAEVLAAPRHPYTRMLLDAVPQGAVKAEPLARSAPLIEVEALELVYGGRSLFGGGRAVRAVDDVSFVLGEGETLGVVGESGSGKSTVGRCLTGFNTPTGGRILYRGRDIAGFRGRELQAYRRGVQMIFQDPYRSLNPRRRIRDTLIEGPLQHGTPKAEAMSRAAGLVEMVGLKPDALDRYPHEFSGGQRQRICIARALAMEPEVIVADEAVSALDVSVQAQVLELIDDLQKRLGFAMVFITHDLRIAAAISDRIAVMQRGRLVEHGAVDEVFLRPRENYTRELLAAIPGGSFARAQAAAG, encoded by the coding sequence ATGACCATCGCCAAAGCCGCCGGTACGGCCTCTCCGGTGCTGTCGATCCGCAATCTTGCCGTCGCCCTGCCCAGGGGAGGCGACAGAACCCATGCCGTCCGGGGGCTCGACCTCGATATCGGACCGCAGGAAATCGTCTGCATCGTTGGCGAAAGCGGGTCGGGCAAGTCGGTCACCGCCTCGGCGGTGATGGGGCTGCTGCCGCCGGGGACGCTGACCGTCGAAAGCGGCGCGATCGAACTGGAGGGCGAGGATCTGATCGCGGCCACCCCGGCCCGGATGCGCGAATTGCGCGGCGACCGGATGGCGATGATCTTCCAGGAACCGATGACCGCCCTCAACCCGCTGATGACCGTCGGCGCCCAGATCGGTGAAGTGATCCGTGTTCACCGGCCGGCCATGCCGGCTGCCGCGGTGCGCGACCGGGTGCTGGAGCTTGTCCGGGACGTCCGCCTGCCGGATCCGGAACGGATGGTCGGCGCCTATCCGCACCAGATGTCGGGGGGCCAGCGCCAGCGGGTGATGATCGCCATGGCGCTGGCGCTGGAGCCGGCCCTGATCATCGCCGACGAGCCGACCACCGCGCTCGACATCACCACTCAGGCGCAGATCCTGCGCCTGCTGCGTGAGCTGCAGGACAGGCATCACAGCGCGGTGCTGTTCATCACCCATGATTTCGGCGTCGTCCACGACATCGCCGACCGGGTTCTGGTGATGCGGCACGGAGAGGTGGTGGAGCAGGGGCCTGCCGCCGAGGTGCTGGCGGCGCCACGGCATCCCTATACCCGGATGCTGCTGGACGCCGTGCCCCAGGGCGCGGTCAAGGCGGAGCCGCTGGCCCGCAGCGCTCCGCTGATCGAGGTGGAGGCGCTGGAACTGGTCTATGGCGGCCGCAGCCTGTTCGGCGGCGGCCGTGCGGTCAGGGCGGTGGACGATGTCTCTTTCGTCCTGGGTGAGGGCGAGACGCTGGGCGTGGTGGGGGAAAGTGGCTCCGGGAAGTCGACCGTCGGCCGCTGCCTCACCGGGTTCAACACGCCGACCGGCGGCCGCATCCTCTATCGCGGCCGCGACATCGCCGGCTTTCGCGGGCGTGAGCTTCAGGCCTATCGCCGCGGCGTACAGATGATCTTTCAGGATCCGTACCGCTCGCTGAACCCGCGCCGGCGGATCCGCGACACGCTGATCGAGGGGCCGTTGCAGCACGGCACCCCGAAGGCCGAGGCCATGAGCCGCGCGGCCGGTCTGGTGGAGATGGTCGGGCTCAAACCCGATGCGCTCGACCGCTATCCACATGAATTCTCGGGCGGGCAGCGCCAGCGCATCTGCATCGCCCGGGCACTGGCGATGGAGCCCGAGGTGATCGTGGCCGACGAGGCGGTATCCGCGCTCGACGTCTCGGTGCAGGCGCAGGTGCTGGAGCTGATCGACGATCTGCAGAAGCGACTGGGCTTCGCCATGGTCTTCATTACCCACGACCTGCGCATCGCGGCGGCGATCTCGGACCGGATCGCGGTGATGCAGCGGGGCCGGCTGGTGGAACACGGGGCGGTGGACGAGGTCTTCCTCCGCCCGCGGGAGAATTACACGCGCGAACTGCTTGCCGCCATTCCCGGCGGCAGCTTCGCCCGCGCGCAGGCGGCTGCGGGTTGA
- a CDS encoding ABC transporter permease, whose product MAAMSLALSPTARRVLASRPVLLGLAIVALMVLAAILAPHLTGFDPTIMKPRFRLKAPDATYWFGTDALGRDLFSRVLHGGRVSLFLGLVVCVVAVGIGTVLGLLAGATRLLDAVLMRIMDGIMAIPSILLAVAMVSLFGASFVSVVIAIAFPDIPRVVRLVRSVVLSVREEPYVEAALGLGVPRWLVLLRHVLPNCVAPLTVQATYIFASAILVEAVLGFLGVGYPPDVPTWGNILAEGRNHFQQAPWTIFFAGGFLAVTVLSVNILGDGLRDQLDPKLAGRRS is encoded by the coding sequence ATGGCCGCCATGTCCCTTGCCCTGTCTCCGACCGCCCGGCGCGTGCTCGCCAGCCGGCCGGTTCTTCTGGGCCTTGCCATCGTCGCCCTGATGGTCCTGGCCGCGATCCTCGCCCCGCATCTCACCGGTTTCGATCCCACGATCATGAAACCGCGTTTCCGGCTGAAGGCGCCGGATGCGACCTACTGGTTCGGCACCGATGCGCTTGGCCGCGATCTCTTTTCCCGTGTGCTTCATGGTGGCCGGGTGTCGCTGTTCCTGGGGCTGGTGGTCTGCGTCGTCGCCGTCGGTATCGGCACCGTGCTGGGCCTGCTGGCCGGCGCCACCCGTCTGCTCGATGCGGTGCTGATGCGGATCATGGACGGCATCATGGCCATCCCCTCCATCCTGCTTGCGGTGGCGATGGTCTCGCTGTTCGGCGCCAGCTTCGTGTCGGTGGTGATCGCGATCGCCTTTCCCGACATTCCGCGGGTGGTGCGTCTGGTGCGCAGCGTGGTGCTGAGCGTGCGCGAGGAACCCTATGTCGAGGCCGCGCTCGGCCTCGGCGTGCCGCGCTGGCTGGTTCTGCTGCGCCATGTGCTGCCCAATTGCGTGGCGCCGCTGACCGTGCAGGCAACCTACATCTTCGCCTCCGCCATTCTGGTCGAAGCCGTGCTGGGCTTCCTGGGTGTCGGCTATCCGCCCGACGTGCCGACCTGGGGCAACATCCTGGCCGAAGGGCGCAACCACTTCCAGCAGGCGCCCTGGACCATCTTCTTCGCCGGCGGGTTTCTGGCGGTGACGGTGCTGTCGGTCAACATCCTGGGCGATGGTCTGCGTGACCAGCTCGACCCCAAGCTCGCCGGCCGGAGGAGCTGA
- a CDS encoding ABC transporter permease, translating to MLRLIALRLAMSVPVVLVVVTLVFLLVRLTGDPATVLAGDLASPEVIAAITAQLGLDKSLPHQYGIWIFDLLRGDFGVSIASHQSVIGEIVGRLEPTLVLATASIIVTVALAVPMGVIAARRHNSWADRLLMLFSVLGFSIPGFVLAYIFILCFSLWLDLLPVQGYVSPFDDPWGSLRHLVLPTLTLSVFFMSLIARVARASILEILSEDFVRTARAKGVPERVILWKHALRNAAIPIVTVIGIGIGMLISGVVVTESVFNLPGVGRLTIDAILARDYPVVQGVIIFFSLAYVSINLLIDIAYILIDPRIRY from the coding sequence ATGCTGCGCCTGATCGCACTCCGGCTCGCCATGTCGGTGCCGGTGGTTCTGGTGGTGGTGACACTGGTCTTCCTCCTGGTGAGGCTGACCGGCGACCCCGCCACCGTGCTCGCCGGCGACCTGGCGAGCCCCGAGGTCATCGCCGCGATCACGGCGCAGCTCGGCCTCGACAAATCCCTGCCACACCAGTACGGCATCTGGATTTTCGACCTGCTGCGCGGCGATTTCGGGGTCTCGATCGCCTCGCATCAGAGCGTGATCGGCGAGATCGTCGGCCGGCTGGAGCCGACCCTGGTTCTGGCGACCGCCTCGATCATCGTCACGGTCGCGCTCGCGGTCCCCATGGGCGTGATCGCCGCCCGCCGTCACAATTCGTGGGCCGACCGCCTGCTGATGCTGTTCTCGGTGCTGGGCTTCTCGATCCCGGGCTTCGTGCTCGCCTATATCTTCATCCTGTGCTTCTCGCTCTGGCTCGACCTGCTGCCGGTGCAGGGCTATGTCAGCCCCTTCGACGACCCTTGGGGCAGCCTGCGCCATCTGGTGCTGCCGACCCTGACGCTGTCGGTGTTCTTCATGTCGCTGATCGCCCGGGTCGCCCGCGCCAGCATTCTTGAAATCCTGAGCGAGGATTTCGTCCGCACCGCCCGCGCCAAGGGTGTACCCGAGCGGGTGATCCTGTGGAAGCATGCCCTGCGCAATGCGGCGATCCCGATCGTCACCGTGATCGGCATCGGCATCGGCATGCTGATCAGCGGCGTGGTGGTGACCGAAAGCGTGTTCAACCTGCCGGGTGTCGGCCGGCTGACCATCGATGCGATCCTGGCCCGCGACTACCCCGTCGTGCAGGGGGTGATCATCTTCTTCTCGCTGGCCTATGTCTCGATCAACCTGTTGATCGACATCGCCTATATCCTGATCGATCCCCGGATCCGCTACTGA